A genomic region of Leptolyngbya sp. NIES-2104 contains the following coding sequences:
- a CDS encoding PD-(D/E)XK nuclease family protein, producing the protein MGKIWLPFASYNLWSLFAPAVGQERWHCDMKRGYAKVRKRESDIAAILAEDTVPQAIGLFAQQGVYEFHADPQRLKDRDGVAQVSQILKLDQESDEVRDRLSRILTLYYENPVLLKKRIFSLSRGDEGFPEPIKLYLGNTAFNLFAAIDCILLEPDGTLHILDLKTGHSDFDERQAFVYLLAASYLFPRQRAIASFYNLELCKWSEPVTATASQLNAIRIELARLAQRHEMEKKQYRRNPAEFDRIFPPNPGFQCQHCPFNRVCQFAAQEISA; encoded by the coding sequence ATGGGCAAAATCTGGCTACCGTTCGCAAGCTATAATCTCTGGTCGCTATTTGCCCCAGCGGTCGGGCAGGAGCGCTGGCACTGTGACATGAAGCGGGGCTATGCCAAAGTTCGCAAGCGAGAATCTGACATTGCTGCGATCTTAGCTGAAGACACCGTTCCGCAAGCCATTGGCTTGTTCGCGCAACAGGGAGTTTATGAGTTTCATGCAGATCCCCAGCGGCTCAAGGATAGGGATGGAGTCGCACAAGTCTCCCAGATTTTGAAGCTCGACCAAGAATCTGACGAAGTGCGTGACCGCCTCAGCCGGATTTTAACCCTGTACTACGAAAATCCTGTTCTTCTCAAAAAAAGAATTTTTAGCTTGAGTCGAGGCGATGAGGGTTTCCCAGAACCAATCAAGCTTTACTTGGGAAACACTGCGTTTAACCTGTTCGCCGCGATCGACTGCATCTTGCTCGAACCAGACGGTACGCTACATATTCTGGATCTAAAGACGGGTCATTCGGATTTTGATGAACGACAGGCATTCGTTTACCTGCTAGCTGCCAGCTATTTGTTTCCCCGCCAACGAGCGATCGCTTCATTCTATAACCTTGAACTTTGCAAGTGGTCAGAACCCGTTACTGCGACTGCTAGCCAACTGAATGCCATTCGCATCGAGCTAGCGCGGCTGGCTCAACGGCATGAGATGGAGAAAAAGCAGTATCGCCGGAATCCTGCGGAGTTCGATCGCATTTTTCCACCTAATCCTGGTTTTCAGTGTCAACACTGCCCATTCAACCGAGTTTGTCAATTTGCTGCTCAGGAGATTTCTGCATGA
- a CDS encoding helix-turn-helix transcriptional regulator, which yields MIKNERQYRITKAQIEKFSDALAQLSASSQQDQFVHPLLRKAEKEAMESQLAELRAQLEEYEALKEGQQAVLELDSLEALPRALIKARIAAGLTQKDLAERLGLKEQQIQRYEETEYTSASFARLVEVSRAIGIQMREEILLPKISPADLLSRLSQAGIDRDLILNRFFPALSADDRNEGETSTNGLVLRTATALRRVFGWSLADLFSSKPLQLNLAPLGAVHFKVTAKANQQRLNAYTVYAHFLALLVLETTANLPMQPIPTNPKEVREAICSTYGELTFSNALRYVWNLGIPVLPLKDAGAFHGAFWRVNGRNVIVLKQRTQSSDRWLLDLLHELWHAAQEPERLERTIVEEGDIAQDRQDSEEEKTATKFAEHIQLEGRKEGLVKMCTQEAKGSIERLKNVVPKVAARENVSVGALANYMAYRLSLQGENWWGAATNLQTEDSDPWQIARDVLLEKINFGILNEVDQALLMRALSDPLPQQEL from the coding sequence ATGATTAAAAATGAGCGGCAATACCGCATTACCAAGGCTCAAATTGAAAAATTTTCAGATGCCCTTGCTCAACTGTCGGCTTCATCACAACAGGATCAATTCGTTCACCCATTGCTGCGGAAAGCCGAAAAAGAGGCAATGGAGTCACAGCTTGCCGAACTGCGTGCTCAACTTGAAGAGTATGAGGCATTGAAGGAGGGGCAACAAGCAGTGTTGGAATTGGACTCGCTTGAAGCACTCCCGCGTGCTTTGATTAAGGCACGAATTGCTGCTGGCTTGACTCAGAAAGACTTGGCTGAGCGATTGGGGTTGAAAGAGCAGCAGATCCAGCGTTACGAAGAGACAGAATATACCTCTGCCAGTTTTGCGCGATTGGTAGAAGTCAGTCGGGCAATCGGTATTCAAATGCGGGAAGAGATTTTGCTACCTAAAATTTCACCTGCTGACTTGTTGAGTCGCTTGAGTCAGGCTGGGATCGATCGCGATCTAATCCTCAACCGTTTTTTCCCTGCTTTGAGTGCTGACGATAGAAATGAAGGCGAGACTTCAACGAATGGTCTGGTGCTTCGCACAGCCACTGCTTTAAGGCGCGTGTTTGGATGGTCGCTGGCTGATTTGTTCAGTTCTAAACCGCTTCAGCTTAACTTGGCTCCCCTTGGAGCTGTTCACTTTAAGGTCACCGCAAAAGCAAATCAGCAACGGTTGAACGCGTACACAGTCTATGCTCATTTCTTGGCATTGCTTGTGCTGGAGACTACAGCAAATCTGCCAATGCAACCGATTCCAACAAATCCTAAAGAAGTTCGTGAAGCAATTTGTTCAACCTACGGTGAACTAACGTTCTCAAATGCTTTGCGATATGTTTGGAATCTGGGAATTCCTGTGCTGCCGCTCAAAGACGCAGGCGCATTTCATGGTGCATTCTGGCGTGTCAATGGTCGGAATGTAATTGTTTTGAAGCAGCGAACCCAGTCTTCAGATCGTTGGTTACTCGACCTTCTTCACGAACTCTGGCATGCTGCCCAAGAACCAGAGCGCCTCGAACGAACGATTGTTGAAGAAGGGGACATTGCACAAGATCGGCAAGATTCAGAAGAAGAGAAGACCGCTACAAAATTTGCAGAACACATTCAGCTTGAAGGGCGCAAAGAGGGTTTGGTTAAGATGTGTACCCAAGAAGCGAAAGGCAGCATTGAACGCCTCAAAAATGTCGTTCCTAAAGTTGCAGCTAGAGAGAATGTATCGGTTGGAGCTTTAGCCAATTACATGGCGTATCGGCTATCGCTTCAGGGTGAAAACTGGTGGGGTGCTGCTACCAATCTACAAACGGAAGACAGTGATCCGTGGCAGATTGCTCGCGACGTACTCCTAGAGAAAATCAACTTTGGAATTTTGAATGAGGTTGATCAAGCGCTCTTAATGAGAGCCTTGTCAGATCCTTTGCCTCAGCAGGAACTTTAG